In the Magnolia sinica isolate HGM2019 chromosome 15, MsV1, whole genome shotgun sequence genome, one interval contains:
- the LOC131227697 gene encoding nitrate regulatory gene2 protein isoform X2 has translation MGVSSSKMEDDKALLLCRERRRFVRQALDGRCSLAAAHVSYIQSLKNTGTALRKFVEPEAPIESSLYTSTSATPEPLALTDKSLSQFSYSSPSMSQHIETVEALSPAASPTHSGRFHINHMRARRTWSATVEERAPVPVTATVQSSSGTPQNCTPRSVETPSFEPPPSLPEGTPPWDYFGLFDNQFSFQDGSALNHGLENTDDITRLREEEGIPDLEEEGERVAFIRRSEYLDSDEEFSEPSTNPSLQRTEKQSEGLNSYSPNSSPMIRSIRSLSQQNEHVNGEKNILEDDVDEAGETETPDMTPPSITIPSVVTLPTDEKKQIGKEPRSENKLVPKDFLSSIKEIEYLFIKASESGNEVPRMLEAKKVQFRPIVSEAREPAANAVKYLTWHRSASSRSSSSRIPLGANLNGEIADSSSSIFGSVCMNSGSHASTLDRLYAWERKLYDEVKASGTIRREYDMKCKMLRQQESMEGNPMKIGKTRAVVKDLHSRIRVAIHRIDTISKKIEELRDKELQPQLEELIEGLSRMWEMMLETHKLQLNIISIAYNNGSLKVSVLTESHRQASVHLEYEFNSLCSSFMKWVDAQKAYVNAINKWLLKCVFPLQRKHSRRRKLEFSPRRDCAPPIFVTCRDWLVKLDKLPANEVAFSINDLVAVMARFAPRQEKKIQRRNSSSSFSWKPNSGSKTGADGRNGVPQVDWNSGFQALQSSLMEFFKQLNEFADLSVKSYAELQTSIKNAQVEYDRNAPQKKQS, from the exons ATGGGAGTTTCAAGCTCTAAAATGGAAGATGATAAGGCTCTGCTTCTATGCCGGGAAAGGAGGCGCTTTGTCAGGCAAGCACTTGATGGGAGGTGCTCGCTCGCAGCGGCTCATGTTTCTTATATTCAATCCCTCAAAAATACAGGAACAGCTTTAAGAAAGTTCGTTGAACCAGAGGCTCCAATCGAATCCTCCCTGTATACTTCCACATCTGCGACCCCTGAGCCACTTGCTTTGACCGACAAGTCCCTTTCCCAATTTTCATATTCGTCTCCATCCATGTCGCAGCACATTGAAACGGTGGAAGCCCTTTCACcggcagcttctcctacccactCTGGACGGTTTCACATAAATCATATGAGAGCCCGCAGGACTTGGTCGGCGACAGTTGAAGAGAGAGCACCCGTTCCGGTAACGGCGACGGTGCAGTCCTCTTCGGGGACTCCCCAAAATTGTACACCTCGATCTGTGGAAACTCCATCATTTGAACCTCCTCCATCCCTACCTGAAGGAACTCCACCCTGGGATTACTTCGGTCTATTTGACAATCAGTTCTCTTTCCAAGATGGGTCAGCATTGAATCATGGGTTGGAAAACACCGACGATATCACACGGCTTAGAGAAGAGGAGGGTATTCCTGATTTGGAAGAGGAAGGTGAAAGGGTTGCCTTCATTAGAAGGTCGGAATATTTGGACTCTGATGAAGAATTCAGTGAGCCTTCTACCAATCCTTCACTTCAAAGAACCGAAAAGCAGAGTGAAGGATTGAATTCTTATTCACCCAATTCATCTCCTATGATTCGGTCAATTAGAAGTCTATCTCAACAAAATGAGCATGTAAATGGAGAGAAGAACATACTCGAGGATGATGTGGATGAAGCTGGCGAAACTGAAACTCCTGATATGACGCCGCCATCAATCACCATACCTTCAGTAGTTACACTTCCTACTGATGAAAAGAAACAAATAGGGAAAGAACCACGTTCAGAAAATAAGCTTGTGCCAAAGGATTTCTTatcaagcataaaggaaattgaatatcttTTTATCAAGGCTTCCGAATCTGGCAATGAAGTTCCAAGAATGCTTGAGGCAAAAAAAGTGCAATTCCGTCCGATCGTCTCCGAAGCAAGAG AACCTGCGGCAAATGCAGTGAAGTACTTAACTTGGCACAGATCTGCGTCTTCACGTTCTTCGTCATCTAGAATCCCTCTTGGTGCAAACTTGAATGGTGAGATTGCAGATAGCAGCAGTAGCATTTTCGGCAGTGTCTGCATGAATTCAGGCAGTCACGCCTCTACTTTAGATAGGCTGTATGCATGGGAGAGAAAGCTTTACGACGAAGTCAAG GCAAGTGGGACCATCAGAAGGGAATATGACATGAAGTGTAAAATGCTAAGACAACAAGAATCGATGGAAGGAAATCCCATGAAGATAGGTAAAACCCGTGCTGTCGTCAAGGACTTGCACTCAAGGATAAGAGTTGCGATCCACCGGATCGACACGATATCAAAGAAAATTGAGGAATTAAGGGACAAAGAGCTCCAACCACAGCTTGAAGAGCTTATCGAAGG GTTAAGCCGAATGTGGGAAATGATGCTTGAAACCCACAAGCTTCAGCTCAACATCATCTCCATTGCATACAACAATGGGAGCTTGAAAGTCTCAGTACTGACAGAATCCCATCGTCAGGCGAGTGTCCACCTCGAATATGAGTTCAACTCTCTATGTTCAAGCTTCATGAAATGGGTCGATGCCCAAAAGGCCTACGTTAATGCTATCAACAAATGGCTTCTAAAATGCGTCTTCCCTCTACAGCGTAAACACTCGAGGAGGCGGAAGCTGGAGTTCTCACCCCGACGTGATTGTGCACCGCCCATTTTTGTCACGTGCCGTGATTGGCTAGTCAAGCTCGACAAGTTGCCGGCTAATGAAGTGGCATTTTCTATCAACGATCTGGTGGCGGTGATGGCCCGATTTGCACCGCGTCAAGAGAAAAAGATCCAAAGGAGGAATTCAAGCTCATCCTTCTCATGGAAGCCCAACAGCGGGAGCAAAACTGGGGCAGATGGGAGGAATGGAGTGCCGCAGGTGGACTGGAATTCAGGTTTCCAAGCCTTGCAGTCGAGCTTGATGGAATTTTTCAAACAGTTGAATGAATTTGCGGATTTATCAGTCAAGAGTTACGCAGAACTCCAGACGTCAATCAAGAATGCTCAGGTTGAATACGATCGGAATGCACCACAGAAGAAACAATCTTGA
- the LOC131227697 gene encoding nitrate regulatory gene2 protein isoform X1 → MGVSSSKMEDDKALLLCRERRRFVRQALDGRCSLAAAHVSYIQSLKNTGTALRKFVEPEAPIESSLYTSTSATPEPLALTDKSLSQFSYSSPSMSQHIETVEALSPAASPTHSGRFHINHMRARRTWSATVEERAPVPVTATVQSSSGTPQNCTPRSVETPSFEPPPSLPEGTPPWDYFGLFDNQFSFQDGSALNHGLENTDDITRLREEEGIPDLEEEGERVAFIRRSEYLDSDEEFSEPSTNPSLQRTEKQSEGLNSYSPNSSPMIRSIRSLSQQNEHVNGEKNILEDDVDEAGETETPDMTPPSITIPSVVTLPTDEKKQIGKEPRSENKLVPKDFLSSIKEIEYLFIKASESGNEVPRMLEAKKVQFRPIVSEARARRSSASILFKAFLSCFEDTEHVPQAQEPAANAVKYLTWHRSASSRSSSSRIPLGANLNGEIADSSSSIFGSVCMNSGSHASTLDRLYAWERKLYDEVKASGTIRREYDMKCKMLRQQESMEGNPMKIGKTRAVVKDLHSRIRVAIHRIDTISKKIEELRDKELQPQLEELIEGLSRMWEMMLETHKLQLNIISIAYNNGSLKVSVLTESHRQASVHLEYEFNSLCSSFMKWVDAQKAYVNAINKWLLKCVFPLQRKHSRRRKLEFSPRRDCAPPIFVTCRDWLVKLDKLPANEVAFSINDLVAVMARFAPRQEKKIQRRNSSSSFSWKPNSGSKTGADGRNGVPQVDWNSGFQALQSSLMEFFKQLNEFADLSVKSYAELQTSIKNAQVEYDRNAPQKKQS, encoded by the exons ATGGGAGTTTCAAGCTCTAAAATGGAAGATGATAAGGCTCTGCTTCTATGCCGGGAAAGGAGGCGCTTTGTCAGGCAAGCACTTGATGGGAGGTGCTCGCTCGCAGCGGCTCATGTTTCTTATATTCAATCCCTCAAAAATACAGGAACAGCTTTAAGAAAGTTCGTTGAACCAGAGGCTCCAATCGAATCCTCCCTGTATACTTCCACATCTGCGACCCCTGAGCCACTTGCTTTGACCGACAAGTCCCTTTCCCAATTTTCATATTCGTCTCCATCCATGTCGCAGCACATTGAAACGGTGGAAGCCCTTTCACcggcagcttctcctacccactCTGGACGGTTTCACATAAATCATATGAGAGCCCGCAGGACTTGGTCGGCGACAGTTGAAGAGAGAGCACCCGTTCCGGTAACGGCGACGGTGCAGTCCTCTTCGGGGACTCCCCAAAATTGTACACCTCGATCTGTGGAAACTCCATCATTTGAACCTCCTCCATCCCTACCTGAAGGAACTCCACCCTGGGATTACTTCGGTCTATTTGACAATCAGTTCTCTTTCCAAGATGGGTCAGCATTGAATCATGGGTTGGAAAACACCGACGATATCACACGGCTTAGAGAAGAGGAGGGTATTCCTGATTTGGAAGAGGAAGGTGAAAGGGTTGCCTTCATTAGAAGGTCGGAATATTTGGACTCTGATGAAGAATTCAGTGAGCCTTCTACCAATCCTTCACTTCAAAGAACCGAAAAGCAGAGTGAAGGATTGAATTCTTATTCACCCAATTCATCTCCTATGATTCGGTCAATTAGAAGTCTATCTCAACAAAATGAGCATGTAAATGGAGAGAAGAACATACTCGAGGATGATGTGGATGAAGCTGGCGAAACTGAAACTCCTGATATGACGCCGCCATCAATCACCATACCTTCAGTAGTTACACTTCCTACTGATGAAAAGAAACAAATAGGGAAAGAACCACGTTCAGAAAATAAGCTTGTGCCAAAGGATTTCTTatcaagcataaaggaaattgaatatcttTTTATCAAGGCTTCCGAATCTGGCAATGAAGTTCCAAGAATGCTTGAGGCAAAAAAAGTGCAATTCCGTCCGATCGTCTCCGAAGCAAGAG CTCGGAGATCAAGCGCATCCATCCTGTTCAAAGCCTTTCTTTCTTGTTTTGAAGATACAGAACATGTTCCTCAAGCTCAAG AACCTGCGGCAAATGCAGTGAAGTACTTAACTTGGCACAGATCTGCGTCTTCACGTTCTTCGTCATCTAGAATCCCTCTTGGTGCAAACTTGAATGGTGAGATTGCAGATAGCAGCAGTAGCATTTTCGGCAGTGTCTGCATGAATTCAGGCAGTCACGCCTCTACTTTAGATAGGCTGTATGCATGGGAGAGAAAGCTTTACGACGAAGTCAAG GCAAGTGGGACCATCAGAAGGGAATATGACATGAAGTGTAAAATGCTAAGACAACAAGAATCGATGGAAGGAAATCCCATGAAGATAGGTAAAACCCGTGCTGTCGTCAAGGACTTGCACTCAAGGATAAGAGTTGCGATCCACCGGATCGACACGATATCAAAGAAAATTGAGGAATTAAGGGACAAAGAGCTCCAACCACAGCTTGAAGAGCTTATCGAAGG GTTAAGCCGAATGTGGGAAATGATGCTTGAAACCCACAAGCTTCAGCTCAACATCATCTCCATTGCATACAACAATGGGAGCTTGAAAGTCTCAGTACTGACAGAATCCCATCGTCAGGCGAGTGTCCACCTCGAATATGAGTTCAACTCTCTATGTTCAAGCTTCATGAAATGGGTCGATGCCCAAAAGGCCTACGTTAATGCTATCAACAAATGGCTTCTAAAATGCGTCTTCCCTCTACAGCGTAAACACTCGAGGAGGCGGAAGCTGGAGTTCTCACCCCGACGTGATTGTGCACCGCCCATTTTTGTCACGTGCCGTGATTGGCTAGTCAAGCTCGACAAGTTGCCGGCTAATGAAGTGGCATTTTCTATCAACGATCTGGTGGCGGTGATGGCCCGATTTGCACCGCGTCAAGAGAAAAAGATCCAAAGGAGGAATTCAAGCTCATCCTTCTCATGGAAGCCCAACAGCGGGAGCAAAACTGGGGCAGATGGGAGGAATGGAGTGCCGCAGGTGGACTGGAATTCAGGTTTCCAAGCCTTGCAGTCGAGCTTGATGGAATTTTTCAAACAGTTGAATGAATTTGCGGATTTATCAGTCAAGAGTTACGCAGAACTCCAGACGTCAATCAAGAATGCTCAGGTTGAATACGATCGGAATGCACCACAGAAGAAACAATCTTGA